From [Clostridium] symbiosum, a single genomic window includes:
- a CDS encoding alpha/beta hydrolase, with amino-acid sequence MSAWAAGRPDNCVGYKDCKALFAHLPQTVFLCLDHAGHNLQLDRKDAFNEFFLEWFYKGRNRDGSLQ; translated from the coding sequence ATGTCTGCATGGGCCGCAGGACGGCCGGATAACTGTGTGGGCTATAAAGACTGTAAAGCGCTTTTTGCTCATCTGCCCCAAACCGTGTTTCTCTGTCTTGACCATGCGGGACACAATCTCCAGCTCGATCGTAAGGATGCATTCAATGAATTTTTCCTGGAATGGTTTTATAAGGGCAGGAACCGGGATGGCTCATTGCAGTAA
- a CDS encoding ATP-binding domain-containing protein has translation MNNGQPKTGGMPFPDEAAHLEEINRRLEQALKEAQADVERIDREYRDSKRYMADYRGEIDPHEMFQNELLLRQTDQTGAFAVVLRDRIARLKDSPYFARIDFQSNNGKEPEKFYIGRFTFSQGKEPLIFDWRAPVSSMFYDYEAGPAGYDAPMGRIDGELKRKRQFKIKNGIMEYALESAAHVQDDILQKELSHTSDEKMKSIIATIQKEQNRIIRSEQAGTMIIQGVAGSGKTSIALHRIAFLLYRQKDRLAARNVTILSPNRVFGDYISNVIPELGEEPIYELSFSDIAEIGLENVIGFEPEPDPLEVEDEKWIERIRFKSSPDFACLLEEYIQKMPDRIFIPTDYAFGRFTVDRKWIRERFLAYGKYPVKRRLSMTADDIYNRLQNENIWQEDLPKARSILKSLTAMLRFKNTPALYRDFYKWLERPQMYVMPARNKLEWMDVFPFLYLHAAFEGIKESKITKHLVIDEMQDYTPIQYAVINRMFPCQKTILGDFGQYLNPYHTHTLADLRRIYDGAEYVELNKSYRSTYEIMALAKRIGAIGALEAMVRHGEEPALITCKNEQDEILKLKKAVRDFRAGENSSLGIITKTEREAEKLYAQLSDECGVNLIRPESTHFAGGISIASVRMAKGLEFDEVLIPHADSLTYQSDYDRSLLYIACTRAMHKLTLFYCNEPSRFLPL, from the coding sequence ATGAATAACGGACAGCCCAAAACAGGCGGCATGCCATTTCCCGACGAAGCCGCGCACCTTGAAGAAATCAACCGCAGGCTGGAACAGGCGCTGAAAGAGGCGCAGGCCGATGTGGAACGGATTGATCGGGAATACAGGGACTCCAAACGCTATATGGCGGACTACAGGGGTGAAATCGACCCTCACGAAATGTTCCAGAATGAGCTGCTTCTCAGGCAGACGGATCAAACGGGCGCTTTTGCCGTCGTACTCCGCGACAGGATTGCCCGCCTGAAAGATTCTCCCTACTTTGCCAGAATTGACTTTCAAAGTAATAACGGCAAAGAACCGGAGAAATTTTACATTGGACGTTTTACCTTCAGCCAGGGAAAGGAACCTCTTATTTTTGACTGGCGCGCTCCCGTTTCCAGCATGTTCTACGATTACGAAGCCGGACCGGCCGGTTATGACGCCCCGATGGGAAGAATCGACGGGGAGCTGAAGCGGAAACGGCAATTTAAAATTAAAAACGGAATAATGGAATACGCCCTCGAAAGCGCCGCCCATGTGCAGGACGACATCCTGCAGAAGGAACTTTCCCATACCTCCGACGAAAAAATGAAATCTATCATAGCAACGATTCAGAAAGAACAGAACCGGATTATCCGGAGTGAACAGGCCGGGACGATGATTATCCAGGGAGTGGCCGGCTCCGGCAAAACATCCATCGCACTCCACCGGATCGCTTTCCTGCTCTACCGTCAGAAGGACAGGCTGGCCGCCCGCAATGTGACCATTCTCTCCCCCAACAGGGTCTTTGGGGATTATATCTCAAACGTCATCCCGGAACTGGGCGAAGAACCAATCTATGAGCTGAGTTTCTCCGATATTGCGGAAATCGGACTGGAAAACGTCATCGGCTTCGAACCCGAGCCGGATCCTCTGGAAGTGGAGGATGAGAAATGGATCGAACGCATCCGGTTTAAATCCTCACCGGATTTCGCCTGTCTGCTGGAGGAATACATACAAAAAATGCCGGACCGGATTTTTATCCCCACAGACTATGCATTCGGCCGGTTTACCGTAGACCGCAAATGGATACGGGAACGTTTTCTGGCCTACGGTAAATACCCTGTCAAGCGGAGGCTGTCCATGACCGCAGACGATATTTACAACCGCCTTCAAAATGAAAACATCTGGCAGGAAGATCTCCCGAAGGCCAGATCGATTCTGAAAAGCCTCACCGCAATGCTGCGTTTTAAAAACACTCCGGCGCTTTACAGGGATTTTTACAAATGGCTGGAACGGCCGCAGATGTATGTCATGCCGGCCAGGAATAAGCTGGAATGGATGGATGTTTTTCCTTTTCTCTACCTCCACGCCGCATTTGAAGGAATCAAGGAGAGCAAAATCACAAAGCATCTGGTGATCGATGAAATGCAGGACTACACTCCTATCCAGTATGCCGTAATAAACAGGATGTTCCCCTGTCAAAAAACCATTCTGGGCGACTTCGGGCAGTATCTGAACCCTTACCATACCCACACCCTGGCGGATCTGCGCCGCATTTACGACGGCGCCGAATATGTGGAACTGAATAAAAGTTACCGTTCCACCTATGAGATTATGGCTCTCGCAAAGCGCATCGGAGCGATCGGCGCACTGGAAGCGATGGTGCGCCACGGAGAGGAGCCGGCACTGATAACATGTAAAAATGAGCAGGATGAAATCCTGAAATTAAAAAAGGCCGTCCGGGACTTCAGGGCGGGAGAAAATTCTTCACTCGGTATTATTACGAAAACGGAACGGGAGGCAGAAAAGCTCTATGCCCAGCTCTCGGACGAATGCGGGGTGAACCTGATTCGGCCGGAAAGCACGCATTTTGCAGGCGGGATTTCAATTGCCTCCGTCCGTATGGCAAAGGGCCTGGAATTTGACGAGGTGCTCATCCCCCATGCAGACAGCCTGACTTATCAGTCTGATTATGACCGCAGCCTGCTCTACATTGCCTGCACGAGGGCCATGCACAAACTGACGCTTTTTTACTGCAATGAGCCATCCCGGTTCCTGCCCTTATAA
- a CDS encoding AraC family transcriptional regulator, with translation MRNENIENIVSVIEYIEAHLTEKLDLNRMADAVHYSKYHLHRMFTGAVGLTPHEYLQRRQLTEAAKLLVFSGKSILDIALLAGYESQQAFTNVFTAMYKISPGRYRENEKFYPLQLKYRLEGSFGMLDLKEPEEWEIEFAVEEDIPCWMELVRLVVDGFPCLNEEEYVCVLKEKIRTRQALILKDGGYAIGIMIFSYDTGSIDFMGSHPLYRKKGIPKAFLKKVMGELLKGREISITTYREGDRADTGQRKEIKGLGFAEAELLIEFGYPTQRFVLKEEGHE, from the coding sequence ATGCGAAACGAAAATATTGAAAATATTGTCTCCGTGATTGAATATATCGAAGCTCATCTGACGGAGAAACTGGATTTAAACCGTATGGCGGACGCCGTCCACTATTCCAAATATCATCTGCACCGCATGTTTACCGGAGCGGTCGGCCTGACGCCGCATGAATACCTTCAGAGGAGGCAGCTCACCGAGGCCGCAAAGCTGCTTGTCTTCTCCGGCAAATCCATTCTGGATATCGCGCTGCTCGCAGGATATGAAAGCCAGCAGGCGTTTACAAATGTGTTCACTGCCATGTATAAAATATCGCCGGGCAGGTACCGGGAAAATGAAAAATTTTACCCGCTGCAGTTAAAATACCGTTTGGAAGGGAGTTTTGGCATGTTGGATTTAAAAGAACCGGAGGAGTGGGAGATCGAGTTCGCCGTCGAGGAGGACATCCCCTGCTGGATGGAACTGGTCCGCCTCGTCGTAGACGGATTCCCCTGCCTGAATGAGGAGGAATATGTCTGCGTGCTGAAAGAAAAAATAAGAACCAGGCAGGCGCTGATTTTGAAAGACGGCGGATACGCCATCGGGATTATGATTTTTTCATATGACACCGGGAGCATTGATTTTATGGGCAGCCATCCGCTTTACCGGAAAAAGGGCATCCCGAAAGCATTTCTCAAAAAGGTAATGGGGGAACTGTTGAAGGGGAGGGAAATCAGTATCACCACCTACCGGGAGGGCGACCGGGCGGATACGGGCCAGCGAAAGGAAATTAAAGGACTTGGGTTTGCCGAAGCGGAACTGTTGATCGAGTTTGGGTATCCCACCCAGCGCTTTGTTTTAAAGGAGGAAGGCCATGAATAA
- a CDS encoding amidase family protein, producing MKKRVKIIVGISAAVILAAAGTALYIKRSAPPGEEWIAYDNETVILSIDRQLAGLDIGKIVEEKEGYIVEKGVKEIQKAVEEGLLTYEEITAVCLYRIKTIDQKEKGYNSVICVNPRAIDEARKKDMERGKNQEHQNGIYGIPIMLKDNINASGMPCSAGTVAFSGYYPPSDAGLVKALKEEGAVILGKNNLSELSYYVSGIMPAGYSAVKGQTINPYGPLKLSAYGSSSGSAVAVTANLAPVCIGTETDGSIIAPSAANSVTGFKPTRGSIPGDGIFPLIKEIDTAGPIAKTVEDAAVVYRMISGAELPESFPADALKGKTVGLLGYEYSDGEMMSLLRQKLEETGARVIDADLDTRGIITFNSISLSFKKEFEDYTAAGRYPIRKLNELLEYNREDPERRMRYGQDLLEEAEKTDRPDTDGIKESVRRADDALSAVFDEYHLDALVFLNSSGSTAPALAGYPELTVPFGKDRKGMPQGATFTARKGEDRKLLGMGYSFEHHVQGRLIP from the coding sequence ATGAAAAAAAGAGTGAAAATAATAGTGGGCATATCAGCGGCGGTAATTCTGGCGGCGGCAGGAACGGCGCTGTATATTAAAAGGTCGGCCCCGCCGGGAGAGGAGTGGATCGCATATGACAATGAAACGGTGATTCTGTCGATTGACCGTCAGCTTGCAGGCCTGGATATCGGGAAAATTGTGGAGGAGAAGGAAGGTTACATCGTAGAGAAGGGAGTCAAGGAGATACAGAAAGCGGTGGAAGAGGGGCTTTTAACCTATGAGGAGATTACCGCGGTCTGCCTCTACAGAATCAAAACCATCGATCAAAAGGAAAAGGGATACAATTCTGTGATATGTGTCAATCCCCGGGCGATCGACGAAGCAAGGAAAAAAGATATGGAGCGGGGAAAGAATCAGGAACATCAAAATGGAATATATGGCATTCCGATCATGCTGAAAGACAATATCAATGCCTCTGGTATGCCCTGCAGCGCCGGAACCGTTGCGTTTTCCGGTTATTATCCTCCCTCGGACGCCGGATTAGTAAAGGCGCTGAAGGAGGAGGGAGCGGTTATTCTGGGTAAAAACAATCTCTCCGAACTGTCCTATTATGTATCAGGGATCATGCCTGCCGGGTACAGCGCAGTCAAAGGCCAGACCATTAATCCGTACGGGCCTTTAAAACTGTCGGCTTACGGTTCCAGCAGCGGCAGCGCGGTGGCGGTGACGGCCAATTTAGCCCCCGTTTGTATTGGTACCGAGACAGACGGTTCCATTATTGCTCCTTCTGCGGCCAATTCAGTTACGGGGTTTAAACCGACCCGCGGCAGCATTCCGGGGGACGGTATATTTCCGCTTATCAAAGAAATAGACACGGCGGGGCCGATTGCAAAGACCGTGGAGGATGCAGCTGTTGTTTACCGGATGATATCAGGTGCGGAGCTGCCCGAAAGTTTCCCGGCGGATGCCCTGAAAGGAAAGACGGTTGGCCTTTTAGGCTATGAATACAGCGATGGTGAAATGATGTCCCTTTTGCGGCAGAAGCTTGAAGAAACAGGAGCCAGGGTGATTGATGCAGATTTGGATACCAGGGGGATTATCACATTCAACAGTATTTCCCTTTCCTTTAAAAAAGAGTTTGAAGACTATACAGCCGCCGGCCGTTATCCAATCAGAAAATTAAATGAACTACTGGAATATAACCGGGAAGATCCGGAGCGGAGAATGCGGTATGGGCAGGATTTACTGGAGGAGGCGGAAAAGACGGACAGACCGGATACGGATGGGATTAAAGAGTCGGTACGGAGAGCGGATGATGCCCTGTCTGCTGTTTTTGATGAATATCATCTCGATGCGCTGGTATTTCTGAACAGTTCCGGTTCTACGGCTCCGGCTTTGGCCGGATACCCGGAGCTGACGGTACCGTTTGGAAAAGACAGGAAAGGAATGCCCCAGGGGGCGACTTTCACCGCCCGGAAGGGGGAGGACAGAAAATTACTGGGCATGGGTTACAGTTTTGAGCATCATGTACAGGGAAGGTTGATTCCGTAA
- a CDS encoding methyl-accepting chemotaxis protein has translation MKNLKVGKKLFISYAIILIVLIAGCTMSIVDLVKLGGQIETFYNGPFTVNDSAGIVNANFERMQKAVYRSITNTDPEIIEEAAANAGEAALIIEEQMVIIEKHFLGDKQIIARLNAALKKLAPMRNTVLSLAAENRNSEAADYMEKNNIPTIKEAQAELDKLTESGKNKGESLVAGLQDRQTKAVTTMMILGSVGVIVSALFGAYITRSIAQPVKELEEAARSMSRGEFAEIKIEYRAEDELGQLADDMRIMAAVLLDIIRDETYLLGEMAKGNFNVQSKEELYAGDLHQFFLSLCTINDGLSNTLFKINRASQEVASGSEQVAEAAQTLAQGATEQASSVEELSDTNKSISEQVDRNARNVQDASEHSRILQSNAQESRACMQEMLGAMTEISESSCEIRKIIKTIQDIAFQTNLLALNAAVEAAHAGEQGKGFAVVANEVRDLAGKSAAASKSTAALIESSLLIVEKGAKLANKTAESLEEVVSGVRQVVESLSYIADASEKQSDSIRQITENVNLISGVVQTNSATAEESAAASEELSSQAQLLNDLVARFKLKETAGDSI, from the coding sequence ATGAAAAATTTAAAGGTGGGGAAAAAGTTATTTATCTCATATGCGATAATCCTGATCGTGCTGATAGCGGGATGTACCATGAGCATCGTCGATTTGGTTAAACTGGGAGGGCAGATAGAAACTTTTTACAACGGACCTTTTACGGTCAATGACAGCGCAGGCATTGTTAATGCCAATTTTGAAAGAATGCAGAAGGCAGTTTACCGTTCAATTACGAACACGGATCCCGAAATTATAGAAGAAGCGGCGGCAAATGCCGGAGAGGCCGCTCTGATTATAGAGGAGCAGATGGTGATAATTGAGAAGCATTTTCTGGGCGACAAACAGATTATTGCCCGCCTGAACGCTGCGCTTAAGAAGCTTGCGCCGATGCGCAATACGGTGCTTTCCCTGGCTGCGGAGAACCGTAATTCAGAAGCGGCTGATTATATGGAGAAAAATAATATCCCCACAATTAAGGAAGCCCAGGCAGAGCTGGATAAGCTGACAGAAAGCGGAAAAAACAAGGGGGAAAGCCTTGTTGCAGGACTTCAGGACAGACAGACCAAGGCGGTCACTACGATGATGATACTGGGAAGTGTGGGAGTGATCGTCAGCGCCTTATTCGGCGCATATATCACACGGAGTATTGCACAGCCGGTGAAGGAACTGGAAGAAGCGGCGCGAAGCATGTCCCGGGGAGAATTTGCGGAAATAAAGATTGAATACCGTGCTGAGGATGAACTGGGACAGCTCGCCGACGATATGAGGATTATGGCGGCCGTCTTGCTGGATATCATCCGGGATGAGACGTATCTGCTTGGAGAAATGGCGAAGGGAAACTTTAATGTGCAAAGCAAGGAAGAGCTGTATGCTGGTGACTTACATCAGTTCTTTCTATCGCTGTGTACGATTAACGACGGACTGAGCAATACTCTTTTTAAAATCAACCGCGCTTCGCAGGAGGTTGCGTCCGGTTCGGAACAGGTGGCCGAGGCTGCACAGACCCTGGCTCAGGGAGCTACAGAGCAGGCGTCTTCCGTAGAGGAACTCTCCGATACGAATAAGAGCATATCGGAGCAGGTAGACAGAAACGCAAGGAACGTGCAGGATGCCAGCGAACATTCCAGGATCCTTCAGTCGAATGCACAGGAAAGCAGAGCCTGCATGCAGGAGATGCTGGGTGCAATGACCGAGATCAGCGAAAGTTCCTGCGAAATCAGAAAGATTATAAAAACAATCCAGGATATCGCGTTCCAGACCAACCTTCTTGCCCTGAATGCGGCGGTGGAAGCGGCTCACGCGGGAGAGCAGGGGAAGGGCTTTGCCGTGGTGGCGAACGAGGTGCGCGATCTGGCCGGGAAATCCGCCGCCGCATCGAAGAGTACGGCTGCCCTGATAGAAAGCTCTCTTCTGATAGTTGAAAAGGGAGCGAAGCTTGCAAACAAAACGGCTGAATCGCTGGAAGAAGTGGTATCAGGGGTACGCCAGGTGGTGGAGTCGCTCAGTTACATTGCCGACGCATCGGAAAAACAGTCCGATTCAATCCGTCAGATCACGGAGAACGTCAATTTGATTTCCGGAGTGGTTCAGACAAATTCCGCAACGGCGGAAGAGAGCGCCGCGGCCAGCGAGGAATTATCTTCCCAGGCGCAGCTTTTAAACGATTTGGTTGCACGGTTTAAGCTAAAAGAAACAGCGGGGGACAGTATTTAG
- a CDS encoding GntR family transcriptional regulator produces MTDSDKLIYNLVYDYYEARILMGVCLYGETLPSIPKIGETFRMAPRTVRAALTRLEENGYIEVTARKLSRVIYQADMEQFRENAARYFVPRRAGIIDFCGAGLLLVEPVWVYAQGSLDKDTWEQLKKKLSEAWMTDLSVSIRLHLFAFDELQNKLFLNFYWELLRYIRFPYLSRREIHLERDRDLLSDGKENESEFMRVAFEDDFNASMTKLLTFCARAEEEYGLNEKEIIPFRWNVYWQRPQLCYTLVSRIIVKIMNGTYPIGSSLPPLSQMAEQLSVSYRTLRRTFNILGSLGIISSHRGKVAEVCFEIGAIDFGRAEVKEGLRLYRDSLQFMALTVRPVLLYTLQNAEKEQCDSLAAGFEDVSRQDACYQCFKLVSDFIVTNCSLATVRECYRVLAEFIVWGYPFVLKRAERPILQEEYLKVIGKAGNFLKNGELEGFADTWKGLLEQDLLKAGQMLDEHRCGR; encoded by the coding sequence TTGACGGACAGCGACAAACTGATTTACAATCTGGTTTATGATTACTATGAGGCAAGAATATTAATGGGAGTGTGCCTTTATGGGGAAACACTTCCTTCCATACCCAAAATTGGGGAAACTTTCCGTATGGCTCCCCGGACCGTTCGGGCCGCGCTTACACGCCTGGAAGAAAACGGATATATAGAGGTTACGGCCAGAAAGCTGTCCAGGGTGATATACCAGGCGGATATGGAGCAATTCAGGGAAAATGCCGCCCGGTATTTTGTACCGAGAAGAGCGGGAATCATTGATTTCTGCGGGGCGGGGTTATTGCTGGTTGAACCGGTCTGGGTGTATGCCCAGGGCAGTTTAGATAAAGACACATGGGAGCAGTTGAAAAAAAAGCTGTCGGAGGCATGGATGACGGATTTATCCGTTTCTATCCGCCTTCATCTCTTTGCCTTTGATGAACTGCAGAACAAGCTGTTCCTGAATTTTTATTGGGAACTGCTCCGTTATATCCGTTTTCCCTACCTGTCCAGAAGGGAAATACATTTGGAAAGGGACAGAGACCTTTTGAGTGACGGAAAAGAGAATGAGTCTGAGTTTATGAGGGTAGCGTTTGAGGACGATTTCAACGCCAGTATGACAAAACTTCTGACATTCTGTGCCAGGGCGGAAGAAGAGTATGGTCTGAATGAAAAGGAAATAATTCCCTTTCGCTGGAACGTGTACTGGCAGCGGCCGCAGTTATGCTACACCCTGGTTTCACGCATTATCGTTAAGATTATGAATGGAACCTATCCAATCGGAAGTTCCCTGCCTCCCCTCTCCCAAATGGCGGAACAGTTAAGCGTTTCTTACCGGACGCTGCGCCGGACGTTCAACATCCTGGGCAGTCTTGGAATTATCAGTTCCCATCGGGGAAAGGTAGCGGAAGTCTGTTTCGAGATCGGCGCTATTGATTTTGGACGGGCAGAAGTAAAGGAGGGACTGCGTCTCTACCGGGACAGCCTGCAGTTTATGGCCTTGACAGTGCGTCCGGTTTTGCTTTATACTCTGCAGAATGCGGAGAAAGAACAGTGTGATTCACTGGCAGCCGGATTTGAAGATGTCTCCAGACAGGATGCATGCTACCAGTGCTTTAAACTGGTAAGTGACTTTATCGTCACCAACTGCTCTTTGGCTACCGTGAGGGAGTGTTACCGTGTTTTAGCTGAATTTATTGTATGGGGATATCCGTTTGTTTTAAAACGTGCAGAGAGGCCAATCCTGCAGGAAGAGTATTTGAAGGTAATCGGTAAGGCGGGAAACTTCCTTAAAAATGGAGAATTGGAAGGTTTTGCCGATACCTGGAAAGGTCTGCTGGAGCAGGATCTGCTGAAAGCAGGTCAGATGTTGGACGAACATCGATGCGGTAGATAA
- a CDS encoding dihydrodipicolinate synthase family protein, with product MKKLYGTVVPIITPFTGEDRIDVESLNNLTEYVIEGGLQCLYPCGTTGEMLLLTPDERMLVLETVIKKTAGRIPVFAQAGAMTLKDTIELARHAVKAGADGIGVVTPSYFKLSDDGLVDYYTAVAGSVPEDFPVYLYAIPQNAVNDINLSTAERIAAACKNVVGIKYSFPDMTRIQEFMTINRGEFSVLVGPDHLYHAVCAVGGDGTVSGNAMILREHYAALWNAISSGDNKLSAKIQRRTNVLNHILCRKNNISAYKSLLCREGIIRSARMRAPMESLSDGEVEMMALELKTNRYREVIL from the coding sequence ATGAAAAAATTATACGGCACCGTGGTTCCCATTATCACTCCCTTTACCGGGGAAGACCGGATTGATGTGGAATCACTGAACAATCTGACGGAGTATGTGATCGAGGGAGGCCTTCAATGTCTCTATCCCTGCGGGACCACCGGGGAGATGCTGCTCCTTACTCCCGATGAACGCATGCTGGTTCTCGAAACCGTTATTAAAAAAACGGCAGGGCGTATCCCGGTATTTGCCCAGGCCGGAGCCATGACCCTGAAAGATACCATTGAACTTGCCAGGCATGCGGTAAAGGCCGGAGCCGACGGAATCGGCGTTGTCACCCCCTCCTATTTCAAGCTGTCCGACGACGGTCTCGTCGATTACTATACCGCCGTAGCCGGAAGCGTACCGGAGGATTTCCCGGTCTATCTTTACGCGATTCCTCAGAATGCGGTAAATGATATTAATCTCTCCACCGCAGAACGGATTGCCGCAGCCTGTAAAAATGTAGTTGGAATTAAATACAGTTTTCCGGACATGACGCGGATCCAGGAGTTCATGACAATCAACCGGGGAGAATTCTCCGTGCTGGTCGGCCCGGATCATCTGTACCACGCCGTATGTGCAGTCGGCGGGGACGGCACGGTATCCGGAAACGCGATGATATTGAGGGAGCATTACGCCGCGCTTTGGAATGCCATCAGCTCCGGAGACAATAAGCTGTCGGCCAAAATCCAGCGCAGAACTAATGTGCTGAACCATATTCTCTGCCGGAAAAATAATATTTCTGCATATAAATCTCTTCTGTGCAGGGAAGGTATCATCCGCTCCGCCCGTATGAGGGCACCGATGGAATCACTGTCGGACGGTGAAGTGGAAATGATGGCTCTGGAGCTTAAAACAAACCGCTACAGGGAAGTAATTCTATAA
- a CDS encoding sugar phosphate isomerase/epimerase family protein encodes MKFGCFGFIRHIPLIERAGFDAAELDFCEIAALSEEDFRQVLQQSKESSLDYSVFSGLIPLTERFHSESFDRAYWLEHIRKGTERVSQLGASMIPFGAGKCRSIPDGCTDRNAAKERILGLISDICGILKPYGITLVIEPLGPANSNYINYLAEAVQFVSVLNLPNCKTMCDLRHMHKLGEDMDEIVKYRDSVLHAHIDYPEGEKRFFPKITDGFDYAPYFRALSKAGYGGILSIEATAYTDFFREACEGLALLKEYCRRYC; translated from the coding sequence ATGAAATTTGGATGTTTCGGTTTCATCCGGCATATCCCCCTCATTGAGAGGGCGGGATTTGACGCCGCCGAACTTGACTTCTGTGAAATAGCCGCGCTTTCCGAAGAAGATTTCCGGCAGGTATTACAACAGAGCAAAGAATCTTCTCTGGATTACTCTGTCTTTTCCGGTCTGATTCCTCTGACGGAACGTTTTCACAGTGAAAGTTTTGACAGGGCATACTGGCTTGAACATATCAGGAAGGGAACTGAGCGAGTGTCACAGCTTGGTGCTTCCATGATTCCTTTCGGCGCCGGTAAATGCAGAAGCATCCCCGACGGATGCACCGACCGCAATGCTGCAAAGGAACGGATCCTCGGCCTCATTTCCGATATCTGCGGTATCCTGAAACCTTACGGCATCACCCTGGTCATTGAACCCCTCGGTCCGGCCAACAGTAATTATATCAACTATCTTGCGGAAGCCGTACAATTTGTTTCGGTTCTCAACCTTCCAAACTGCAAAACCATGTGTGATCTGCGGCATATGCATAAACTGGGGGAGGATATGGATGAGATCGTAAAATACCGGGACTCTGTTCTACATGCCCACATTGATTATCCCGAAGGCGAGAAGCGTTTCTTCCCGAAAATAACGGACGGATTTGACTACGCCCCCTACTTCAGGGCGCTGTCAAAAGCCGGTTATGGCGGAATTCTCTCGATAGAGGCCACCGCCTATACAGATTTTTTCAGGGAAGCGTGCGAGGGCCTGGCTCTGTTGAAAGAATACTGCAGACGGTACTGTTAA